A section of the Marinimicrobium koreense genome encodes:
- the guaB gene encoding IMP dehydrogenase — MLRIAEEALTFDDVLLLPGYSDVTPKDVSLKTRLTRGIQLNIPLISSAMDTVTEARLAIAMAQEGGIGIIHKSMSIEKQAQEVRLVKKFEAGVVKDPITIDSNATISDLLALTRQNNFSGLPVLDNGDLVGIVTGRDVRFETNLEAKVSSIMTPKEKLVTVKEGASNDEVRSLLHKHRIEKVLVVNDNFELKGLITVKDINKAEKYPNACKDPEGRLRVGASVGTSPDTPDRVAALVQAGVDVIVVDTAHGHSKNVIEGVRRIKKDYPELQVIGGNIATGDAAKALVEAGADAVKVGIGPGSICTTRIVSGVGVPQISAIANVVDGLKGIDIPIIADGGVRFSGDLAKAIVAGAHTVMMGSMFAGTEEAPGEVELFQGRTYKAYRGMGSMGAMSQTQGSSDRYFQDASQGAEKLVPEGIEGRVPYKGPLNAIVHQLMGGLRAAMGYTGSHNIDEMRTQPQFVRVTSAGMGESHVHDVQITKEAPNYPVGR, encoded by the coding sequence ATGTTGCGTATTGCTGAAGAAGCCCTCACGTTCGACGACGTTTTGCTCCTGCCGGGCTATTCAGACGTCACGCCCAAAGACGTCTCACTGAAAACCCGGCTGACCCGCGGCATTCAACTGAATATTCCGCTGATTTCCTCCGCCATGGATACCGTCACCGAAGCGCGCCTGGCCATTGCCATGGCCCAGGAAGGTGGCATCGGTATCATCCATAAAAGCATGAGTATCGAAAAGCAGGCTCAGGAAGTCCGCCTGGTCAAGAAGTTCGAGGCCGGCGTGGTCAAAGATCCGATCACCATCGACTCTAACGCCACCATCAGTGACCTGCTGGCCCTGACCCGGCAGAACAACTTCTCCGGCTTGCCGGTGCTGGACAACGGTGACCTGGTGGGTATCGTCACCGGTCGCGACGTGCGGTTTGAAACCAACCTGGAGGCCAAGGTCTCCAGCATCATGACGCCGAAAGAAAAGCTGGTGACCGTCAAAGAAGGTGCCAGCAACGACGAAGTGCGCAGCCTGTTGCACAAGCACCGTATCGAAAAAGTCCTGGTGGTCAATGACAACTTCGAGCTGAAGGGCCTGATTACCGTCAAGGACATCAACAAAGCCGAAAAATACCCCAACGCCTGTAAAGACCCGGAAGGTCGCCTGCGCGTGGGCGCCAGCGTCGGCACCAGCCCGGACACCCCTGACCGGGTCGCCGCTCTGGTTCAGGCCGGTGTGGACGTGATCGTGGTGGACACTGCCCACGGCCACTCCAAAAACGTGATCGAGGGCGTCCGTCGCATCAAGAAAGATTACCCGGAGCTGCAGGTCATCGGCGGCAACATCGCCACCGGCGACGCCGCCAAAGCCCTGGTTGAAGCCGGCGCCGACGCGGTCAAAGTGGGCATCGGCCCCGGCTCCATCTGCACCACCCGCATCGTCAGTGGCGTGGGCGTACCGCAGATCAGCGCCATTGCCAATGTCGTGGACGGCCTGAAAGGCATTGACATCCCCATCATCGCCGACGGTGGCGTACGCTTCTCCGGCGACCTGGCCAAAGCCATCGTCGCCGGTGCCCACACCGTCATGATGGGCTCCATGTTCGCCGGCACCGAAGAAGCCCCGGGCGAAGTGGAACTGTTCCAGGGCCGCACCTACAAAGCCTACCGCGGCATGGGCTCCATGGGCGCCATGTCCCAGACTCAGGGCTCCAGCGACCGCTACTTCCAGGACGCCAGCCAGGGTGCTGAAAAACTCGTTCCGGAAGGCATCGAAGGCCGCGTACCCTACAAAGGCCCGCTCAACGCCATCGTCCATCAACTGATGGGAGGCCTGCGCGCCGCCATGGGCTACACCGGCAGCCACAACATCGACGAAATGCGCACCCAACCGCAATTCGTCCGCGTCACCTCTGCCGGCATGGGTGAAAGCCACGTCCATGACGTACAGATCACCAAAGAAGCCCCGAACTATCCGGTAGGGCGTTAA
- the guaA gene encoding glutamine-hydrolyzing GMP synthase has protein sequence MTQDIHAQRILILDFGSQYTQLIARRVREIGVFSEIRAFDMSDDEIRDYNPNGIILAGGPESVHAEGSPRAPQAVFELGVPVLGICYGMQTMAEQLGGSVQGSKVQEFGYAQVKVHGQTQLLHDIKDHLDHNGDSLLDVWMSHGDKVIKLPPDFDIMASTPSCPIAGMANETKKFYGVQFHPEVTHTLQGKRILEHFVFELCGCEALWTPAKIVDDAIEKVREQVGKDKVLLGLSGGVDSSVVAALLHKAIGDQLTCVFVDNGLLRKDEGDQVMEMFARNMGVKVIRVDAEDQFLGKLHGVDDPEAKRKIIGNTFIDVFDDEATKLKDVNWLAQGTIYPDVIESAAAKTGKAHVIKSHHNVGGLPETMKMQLVEPLRELFKDEVRKIGLELGLPYDMVYRHPFPGPGLGVRILGEVKKEYADILREADAIFIEELHNADWYHKTSQAFAVFLPVKSVGVVGDARRYEWVIALRAVETIDFMTARWAHLPYELLEKVSNRIINEISGVSRVTYDVSSKPPATIEWE, from the coding sequence ATGACTCAAGACATCCACGCCCAAAGAATTCTCATCCTCGACTTCGGCTCCCAATACACCCAGCTCATCGCCCGAAGAGTGCGCGAAATCGGCGTCTTCTCCGAAATCCGCGCCTTCGACATGAGCGACGACGAAATCCGGGACTACAACCCCAACGGCATCATCCTCGCCGGTGGCCCCGAATCCGTCCACGCCGAAGGCAGCCCGAGAGCACCCCAGGCCGTCTTCGAGCTCGGCGTGCCCGTGCTCGGCATCTGCTACGGTATGCAGACCATGGCCGAACAACTGGGCGGCTCCGTACAGGGCTCCAAAGTCCAGGAATTTGGCTACGCCCAAGTCAAGGTTCACGGCCAGACCCAACTGCTGCACGACATCAAAGACCACCTCGACCACAACGGCGACTCCCTGCTCGACGTCTGGATGAGCCACGGCGACAAAGTCATCAAACTGCCGCCGGACTTCGACATCATGGCCTCTACCCCGAGCTGCCCCATCGCCGGCATGGCCAACGAAACCAAAAAATTCTACGGCGTCCAGTTTCACCCGGAAGTCACCCACACCCTTCAGGGTAAGCGCATCCTCGAACACTTCGTGTTCGAACTCTGCGGCTGCGAAGCCCTTTGGACTCCGGCCAAAATCGTCGACGACGCCATCGAAAAAGTGCGCGAACAAGTGGGCAAGGACAAAGTCCTGCTCGGCCTGTCCGGGGGCGTGGACTCCTCAGTGGTGGCGGCCCTGTTACACAAAGCCATCGGCGACCAGCTCACCTGCGTGTTCGTCGACAACGGCCTGCTGCGCAAAGACGAAGGCGACCAGGTCATGGAAATGTTCGCCCGTAACATGGGCGTGAAGGTGATCCGTGTCGATGCCGAAGACCAGTTTCTTGGCAAGCTTCACGGCGTGGATGACCCCGAAGCCAAGCGCAAGATCATCGGCAACACCTTCATCGATGTGTTCGATGATGAAGCCACCAAACTCAAAGACGTCAATTGGCTGGCCCAGGGCACCATCTATCCGGATGTGATTGAATCCGCCGCCGCCAAAACCGGCAAGGCTCACGTGATCAAATCCCACCACAATGTGGGCGGCCTGCCGGAAACCATGAAAATGCAGCTGGTGGAACCGCTGCGTGAGCTGTTCAAAGACGAAGTGCGAAAAATCGGTCTGGAGCTCGGCCTGCCTTACGATATGGTCTACCGCCATCCCTTCCCGGGGCCGGGCCTGGGCGTGCGCATTCTGGGTGAAGTGAAAAAAGAGTACGCCGATATTCTGCGCGAAGCCGATGCCATTTTTATTGAAGAGCTGCACAACGCCGACTGGTACCACAAAACCAGCCAGGCCTTTGCGGTGTTCCTGCCGGTCAAATCGGTCGGTGTCGTTGGGGATGCTCGTCGCTACGAGTGGGTCATTGCCCTGCGCGCGGTGGAAACCATCGACTTCATGACCGCACGCTGGGCGCATCTGCCGTACGAATTGCTGGAGAAAGTCTCCAACCGTATCATCAATGAGATTTCCGGTGTGTCACGGGTGACCTACGATGTATCCAGTAAGCCACCCGCGACCATCGAATGGGAGTAG
- a CDS encoding YebC/PmpR family DNA-binding transcriptional regulator — MGRAYQNRKESMSKTSDMKSKIYSRYSREIYMCAKSGGIEPTGNLALASLLERAKKEQVPAHVIDKAIAKAEGGGGEDFAVARYEGFGPGNTMIIVDCLTDNPNRTYGDVRTCFNKVKAKLGASGAVSHLFDHSAIFRFSGPDEDAVLEALADADVDVTDIEAEEGIITVFAPQTEYAKTRNALKEAFEGIEFEVEDVQFIPQITTEIAGEDVEQFEKMVELLNFLDDVQRVFHNAEY, encoded by the coding sequence ATGGGCAGAGCCTACCAGAACCGCAAAGAATCCATGTCCAAAACCTCGGACATGAAATCCAAAATTTACAGCCGTTACAGCCGTGAGATTTACATGTGCGCCAAGTCCGGTGGCATCGAGCCGACCGGCAACCTGGCGTTGGCGTCTCTGCTGGAGCGGGCAAAGAAAGAGCAGGTGCCCGCTCATGTGATCGATAAAGCGATCGCCAAGGCCGAAGGCGGCGGCGGAGAAGACTTTGCGGTAGCGCGCTATGAAGGGTTTGGGCCCGGCAACACCATGATCATTGTCGACTGCCTGACCGACAATCCCAACCGGACCTACGGCGATGTGCGCACCTGCTTCAACAAGGTGAAAGCCAAACTGGGTGCCTCGGGCGCGGTCAGTCACTTGTTCGACCACAGCGCGATTTTCCGTTTCTCCGGGCCGGACGAAGACGCGGTGCTGGAGGCTCTGGCGGACGCCGATGTCGATGTCACCGATATCGAGGCCGAGGAGGGCATCATCACGGTATTTGCCCCGCAGACCGAATACGCCAAAACGCGCAACGCCCTGAAGGAGGCCTTCGAAGGGATCGAGTTTGAGGTTGAGGATGTGCAGTTCATCCCTCAGATAACCACCGAGATCGCGGGCGAGGACGTCGAGCAGTTCGAGAAAATGGTCGAACTGTTGAACTTTCTGGACGATGTTCAGCGCGTTTTCCATAATGCGGAGTATTGA
- a CDS encoding FHA domain-containing protein, which yields MPYIHHQLNGASVGYYELSNETLTIGRSADNHLVVDDATVSGHHAVIEATAQGFRIRDLNSTNGVWVNVQRVPEAPLRVEDSIRVGTHELQYAEQISDELQRTLKIKKSWIPGIYYTAEK from the coding sequence ATGCCGTACATCCACCATCAGCTCAACGGTGCCAGTGTCGGCTACTATGAGCTCAGCAACGAAACCCTGACCATCGGGCGCAGCGCCGATAATCACCTGGTTGTGGATGATGCCACGGTCAGTGGGCACCACGCCGTCATCGAGGCGACCGCTCAGGGTTTCCGCATCCGGGACCTGAACAGCACCAACGGCGTCTGGGTGAACGTTCAGCGGGTGCCCGAGGCGCCCTTGAGAGTTGAAGACAGCATTCGGGTCGGAACCCATGAGCTGCAGTACGCCGAGCAGATTTCCGACGAGCTGCAGCGCACCCTGAAAATCAAAAAAAGCTGGATTCCCGGCATTTACTACACCGCTGAGAAATAA
- a CDS encoding serine/threonine-protein kinase: MSATFTERLADGLSLRVLVLLLGGWLILLPQSLQSPSWLDAMLFDASLALTPERVRYTHPASPSSTGGWYSIWPQVTDRWAEQGLSRHSGALLNGGYRTPWWFYPAFSGLILALAVYLLWLTPVMGRVAALLMTGLLTIGLVAGQIGAQISQGLYLPLGLAVQYLWVGLLLIGAYWHQRRWYRQAQYLRRQLGIERFDNGHWKEALTALKACPTSESILDLLYDQAREHERRQRRQEALACYREIARRKPMYRDVAQRLKALEARQGGTGTANLAKTQVLEEFAVPQQLGRYQIERELGRGAMGIVYLGRDPHIAREVAIKTLNVAPFDADERESLKKRFFREAEAAGRLRHPNIVTVYDVGQEHALAFIAMDYVRGEPLSERTAQSRQLPLAKVYELMATVAEALAYAHEQQVVHRDIKPGNILYDPDENRVVVTDFGIARVANSARTQTGEIMGSPLYMSPEQLKGARVGPASDIFSLGVTLYQLLTGALPFRGDTIAELSYQIVQSRHRPLREVRKDLPRSATRIVNKALQKEPEKRYATAAEMAKALRSALEKEF, from the coding sequence ATGAGCGCTACCTTCACGGAACGATTGGCCGACGGACTGAGCCTGCGCGTGCTGGTATTGTTGCTAGGCGGCTGGCTGATCCTGCTTCCCCAATCCCTCCAATCGCCCTCCTGGCTTGATGCGATGCTCTTTGATGCCTCCTTGGCATTGACCCCCGAGCGGGTTCGTTACACTCATCCGGCCTCCCCATCGTCGACTGGCGGATGGTATTCGATCTGGCCCCAGGTTACCGACCGCTGGGCAGAGCAGGGCCTGTCCAGGCATTCCGGGGCGCTTCTCAATGGCGGCTACCGGACGCCCTGGTGGTTTTATCCGGCCTTCTCCGGTCTGATTCTGGCTCTGGCGGTTTATCTACTCTGGTTGACCCCGGTCATGGGCAGAGTGGCCGCGCTATTGATGACCGGGCTGCTGACCATCGGCCTGGTTGCGGGGCAGATTGGTGCCCAGATCAGTCAGGGTTTGTATCTGCCGCTCGGGCTTGCGGTTCAGTACCTGTGGGTCGGACTGTTGCTGATCGGTGCGTATTGGCACCAGCGTCGCTGGTATCGCCAGGCGCAGTATCTGCGTCGTCAGTTGGGGATTGAGCGCTTTGATAACGGTCACTGGAAAGAAGCGCTGACCGCGCTGAAAGCCTGCCCCACCTCGGAGTCTATTCTGGATCTGCTCTACGACCAGGCCAGAGAGCACGAACGCCGGCAGCGCCGCCAGGAGGCGCTGGCCTGTTACCGGGAGATCGCGCGGCGCAAGCCCATGTACCGTGACGTAGCGCAACGACTCAAGGCGCTGGAGGCTCGGCAGGGGGGCACAGGCACCGCGAACCTGGCAAAGACCCAGGTGCTGGAGGAGTTCGCCGTACCCCAGCAACTGGGGCGCTACCAGATCGAGCGGGAGTTGGGGCGTGGCGCAATGGGCATCGTCTATCTCGGGCGAGATCCCCATATTGCCCGGGAGGTGGCCATCAAAACACTGAATGTTGCGCCCTTCGATGCCGATGAGCGCGAGAGCCTGAAAAAGCGGTTTTTCCGGGAAGCGGAAGCGGCGGGGCGGTTGCGGCACCCGAACATTGTGACGGTATACGACGTGGGGCAGGAGCATGCGTTGGCCTTTATCGCCATGGATTACGTCCGTGGCGAGCCGCTCAGCGAACGCACCGCCCAATCCCGGCAGCTTCCGCTCGCCAAGGTCTATGAGCTGATGGCTACTGTTGCGGAGGCGCTGGCCTATGCCCACGAGCAGCAGGTGGTTCACCGGGATATCAAGCCGGGGAATATTCTCTATGACCCGGATGAAAACCGGGTGGTGGTGACCGATTTCGGAATCGCCCGGGTGGCCAACAGCGCCCGGACCCAGACTGGCGAGATTATGGGGAGCCCTCTCTATATGTCCCCGGAGCAGCTCAAGGGGGCGCGGGTAGGGCCAGCGAGCGATATTTTCAGTCTGGGCGTGACTCTGTACCAACTGCTGACCGGGGCGCTGCCATTTCGTGGCGATACGATTGCAGAGCTGAGCTATCAGATCGTGCAGAGCCGGCACCGGCCTCTGCGTGAGGTGCGGAAGGATCTGCCGCGCAGTGCCACGCGGATTGTGAACAAAGCGCTACAGAAAGAGCCGGAAAAACGCTATGCAACTGCGGCCGAGATGGCCAAGGCATTACGCTCGGCACTGGAGAAAGAGTTCTGA
- a CDS encoding FHA domain-containing protein — protein MAWLIQLVDDVAVHKFELVGGELTLGRHPECDVLIDDSAVSGRHARMSVKPNPDFPQFREYYLEDLGSTNGTFVNDQRVAQRLRLHHNDKIRLAWNQFKFVDNDEQDLERTRHMVSS, from the coding sequence ATGGCTTGGTTGATTCAACTCGTAGACGATGTCGCGGTTCACAAGTTTGAACTTGTGGGTGGTGAATTGACGCTGGGGCGTCACCCCGAGTGTGACGTGCTGATTGACGATAGCGCGGTCAGCGGTCGTCACGCCCGCATGAGCGTGAAGCCCAATCCGGATTTCCCGCAGTTTCGGGAATACTATCTGGAGGATCTGGGGAGCACCAACGGCACTTTTGTGAACGATCAGCGAGTGGCGCAGCGGTTGCGACTCCACCATAACGACAAGATCCGACTGGCCTGGAATCAGTTCAAGTTCGTGGATAACGACGAGCAGGACCTAGAGCGCACCCGACATATGGTATCGAGCTGA
- a CDS encoding family 43 glycosylhydrolase, which produces MSTSFKRTLGATLIGLAGAAGVQADNPIITERFSADPAALVHDGKVYLYVGHDEATVDGDFFVLKEWNIYSSTDLENWTLEGEVPRTIFEWADGDSAWAAQAVERDGKFYWYTTVRMPVPEEGDWQGGYTLGVAVSDDPVTGWKDALGKPLIDPNDTEPAPHMIEHSHSWDDIDPSVFIDHDGQAYLYWGNSHLYYAKLKDNMIEFDGEVHKVEFDMPGTFTEAPWVHEKDGKYYLTYAMNYPEELAYAMSDSPEGPWEYKGLLMDVLEDSGTSHQAILEYEGEDYFIYHTSALPTGGNFRRSVSMEFLEYNADGTIKKLTPTASGITHAAQALQSHANTDEYVRYGDGEEATLAELNADDHWQYKWHVEPLVEQGGNTVSFQPETRMGYYLVAQDGDVAIVEHDGTDEFARAATFERVSGLAGEGASFRSLENREHYLMVNGGVLTLGQPGSASERKVATFDVIPTE; this is translated from the coding sequence ATGTCGACATCTTTCAAGCGCACTCTGGGCGCCACCCTGATTGGCCTCGCCGGTGCGGCGGGCGTTCAGGCGGACAACCCCATCATTACCGAACGCTTCAGCGCGGACCCGGCCGCCCTGGTCCACGACGGTAAGGTCTACCTGTATGTGGGCCATGACGAGGCCACAGTGGATGGGGATTTCTTTGTCCTCAAGGAGTGGAACATCTACTCCTCAACCGACCTGGAAAACTGGACCCTCGAGGGCGAGGTGCCGCGCACCATTTTCGAGTGGGCCGATGGCGACTCCGCCTGGGCCGCGCAGGCGGTTGAGCGCGACGGTAAGTTCTATTGGTACACCACGGTGCGCATGCCAGTGCCCGAAGAAGGCGATTGGCAGGGCGGCTATACCCTGGGGGTAGCGGTGTCCGACGATCCGGTCACCGGCTGGAAAGATGCCCTGGGCAAACCGCTGATCGACCCCAACGACACTGAGCCGGCGCCTCATATGATCGAACACAGCCACAGCTGGGACGACATCGACCCGAGCGTGTTCATTGATCACGACGGCCAGGCCTATCTGTACTGGGGTAACTCCCACCTCTACTACGCCAAACTCAAAGACAACATGATCGAGTTCGACGGCGAGGTCCACAAAGTCGAGTTCGACATGCCCGGCACCTTCACCGAAGCGCCCTGGGTGCACGAGAAAGATGGCAAATACTACCTGACCTACGCCATGAACTACCCCGAAGAGCTGGCCTACGCCATGAGCGACAGCCCGGAAGGCCCCTGGGAATACAAAGGCCTGCTGATGGACGTGCTCGAAGACAGCGGCACCAGCCACCAGGCGATTCTGGAGTACGAGGGTGAAGACTACTTCATCTACCACACCTCCGCACTGCCCACCGGCGGCAACTTCCGCCGCTCCGTCTCCATGGAATTCCTGGAGTACAACGCCGATGGCACCATCAAGAAACTGACACCCACCGCCTCCGGCATCACGCACGCCGCTCAGGCGCTGCAGAGTCATGCAAATACCGATGAATACGTGCGCTACGGCGACGGCGAAGAAGCCACCCTGGCCGAACTCAATGCCGACGACCATTGGCAGTACAAATGGCATGTCGAACCCCTGGTAGAGCAGGGCGGCAACACCGTCTCCTTTCAGCCGGAAACCCGTATGGGCTACTACCTGGTGGCGCAAGACGGCGATGTCGCCATTGTTGAGCACGACGGTACCGACGAATTCGCTCGTGCGGCGACCTTTGAGCGGGTGAGCGGTCTGGCGGGAGAGGGTGCGTCCTTCCGTTCGCTGGAGAATCGTGAACATTACCTGATGGTGAATGGCGGTGTGTTGACCTTGGGGCAGCCGGGCTCGGCGTCTGAGCGTAAAGTGGCGACGTTTGACGTTATTCCCACCGAATAA
- a CDS encoding EVE domain-containing protein, whose translation MANYWLFKSEPDEYGIEDLRKERDGVGRWNGIRNYQARNFLRDEVVVGDGVLIYHSQCKVPGVAGTAKVVKAAYPDPAQFDSASDYFDPKATRETPRWFCVDIQFDSAFDEVVPLKAIKQQEPLGEMVLLKQGRLSIQPVTAKEWKYILKMTS comes from the coding sequence ATGGCAAATTACTGGTTGTTTAAGTCGGAACCGGATGAGTACGGTATCGAGGATTTGCGCAAGGAGCGGGACGGTGTGGGCCGCTGGAACGGGATTCGCAATTATCAGGCGCGCAATTTTCTGCGCGATGAGGTGGTGGTCGGTGACGGTGTGTTGATTTATCACAGTCAGTGCAAGGTGCCGGGTGTGGCGGGCACGGCCAAGGTGGTGAAGGCGGCCTATCCGGACCCGGCGCAGTTTGATTCGGCGAGTGATTATTTTGATCCGAAGGCGACGAGGGAGACTCCGCGCTGGTTTTGTGTGGATATTCAGTTTGATTCGGCGTTTGATGAGGTGGTGCCGTTGAAGGCGATCAAGCAGCAGGAGCCGTTGGGTGAGATGGTGCTGTTAAAGCAGGGCCGCCTGTCGATTCAGCCGGTCACGGCGAAGGAATGGAAGTACATTCTGAAAATGACTTCTTGA